A genomic segment from Nicotiana tabacum cultivar K326 chromosome 9, ASM71507v2, whole genome shotgun sequence encodes:
- the LOC107783052 gene encoding uncharacterized protein LOC107783052 codes for MSAKLEQASSRIQTAASSATSLSSPKISMFANKTGFVIPKNKLAGSLVPVYRGGKKGGSDSVNEESTKQVQRKTKWAPDLTQDTTVRRARALAYQSRVDQITQLLNSRTLEGEGSKDALSASPANDHESSDHQPDDESVCSLELERQEAIGEILKLNPSYKPPAGYKPVPKEAKIPLPIKEHPGYNFIGLIFGPAHKQLEKETGAQVKVYGTKSDTGEKIEATSGENDSGAYEEMYVQVSAETYEKVDAAVALIELLVTPASVTPASTTTKTSGDGETISGEATPGPTTPPVVNQGVAQPVVGMQPTQLQGHFQPYQGQWFPEPASQNPVTPFPGPINSWSSSASLVSNPHQVSPLPTNPSNAPSPFGPPQGMADGFGSVPRNPFVNSSPQAPPLMRQPFMPSTHLGQIGGPRHPMPSLGSTPTQSNMTPPQFSQSQPNPTGFPQGLRSVMSSTPQSIPPMAYSDRPLTPGGSSPGWSQSPWNTQTGQGSHHLSSRPMGVSTGPHIDVSRGHNLAPQSSGPTPSTNSVFQSQTRMPPPMHPSSGSTPAHFLNHPVSSGQPVMHNLSPNPTPGSSLNINSMRPPSSGTPKPLQTSIDFTFQPHHPQNPASQVVSRPAGQFGSQEFSPPNQMMRPYLRPAIDSTNPPPVNQGFPRPLLSNQINQPGPHMSPDFTRGPAGPLPQFRHPAFSNQGIASPTGPQMQPLNFRLAPNHVGSFPPRVGNPMPLQQNNLTAMLRPQNFEAPNNVFFRHSRPASSSSGAQQIYDPFSPTSVPRRPHPGGNPAMVEKQESDPEYEDLMASVGVK; via the exons ATGAGCGCCAAACTTGAGCAGGCATCTAGCCGCATTCAGACGGCTGCTTCATCTGCAACATCATTGAGCAGCCCAAAGATCTCTATGTTTGCCAATAAAACTGGATTTGTGATACCAAAAAACAAGTTAGCAGGTTCATTGGTTCCGGTGTATCGAGGAGGGAAAAAAGGAGGTAGTGATTCTGTAAATGAAGAGAGCACTAAACAAGTGCAAAGGAAAACCAAGTGGGCCCCTGATCTTACGCAAGATACTACTGTCAGAAGAGCAAGAGCCTTGGCATATCAG AGTCGggtggatcaaataacacagctACTGAATTCTAGGACATTGGAGGGTGAAGGCAGCAAGGACGCATTGTCAGCCTCCCCTGCTAACGATCATGAGTCTTCGGATCATCAACCTGATGATGAG AGTGTGTGTTCACTGGAACTTGAAAGACAGGAAGCCATTG GGGAGATTCTAAAACTGAATCCCAGCTATAAGCCACCTGCTGGTTATAAGCCTGTACCCAAGGAGGCAAAGATCCCATTACCT ATCAAAGAACATCCTGGGTACAATTTTATAGGTTTGATTTTTGGCCCTGCTCATAAGCAACTGGAAAAG GAAACTGGAGCTCAAGTAAAGGTTTATGGTACCAAATCAGATACTGGAGAGAAG ATAGAAGCTACTTCTGGTGAAAATGACTCTGGTGCTTATGAGGAAATGTATGTCCAAGTATCAGCTGAGACATATGAAAAGGTTGACGCTGCAGTTGCTTTAATTGAACTTCTGGTTACCCCAGCTTCA GTGACTCCAGCGTCGACTACCACAAAAACGTCAGGTGATGGAGAAACTATTTCCGGTGAAGCAACACCTGGCCCAACGACGCCTCCTGTAGTAAATCAAGGGGTGGCTCAACCAGTTGTGGGGATGCAACCTACTCAATTACAAGGTCATTTTCAGCCATATCAAGGACAATGGTTTCCTGAACCTGCATCTCAGAATCCAGTAACTCCATTTCCAGGACCCATTAACTCCTGGAGTTCTTCAGCATCCCTGGTCAGCAACCCTCACCAAGTATCTCCATTACCTACCAACCCGTCAAATGCACCCTCACCCTTTGGCCCACCACAGGGTATGGCAGATGGATTTGGTTCAGTTCCGCGAAACCCTTTTGTTAACTCTAGCCCACAGGCACCACCACTAATGCGGCAGCCTTTCATGCCTTCCACTCACCTCGGACAAATTGGTGGACCTAGACATCCGATGCCATCTTTAGGGTCCACACCAACTCAATCCAATATGACTCCACCTCAATTTTCTCAGAGCCAACCGAATCCAACAGGGTTTCCACAGGGGTTGAGATCTGTTATGTCTTCAACGCCTCAGTCTATCCCTCCTATGGCATACTCAGACCGGCCATTGACCCCAGGCGGGAGCTCTCCTGGATGGTCACAGTCACCATGGAACACCCAGACAGGTCAAGGAAGTCATCATCTTTCTTCACGACCAATGGGTGTCTCTACAGGTCCACATATAGATGTTTCGCGTGGCCATAATTTAGCACCCCAGTCATCTGGACCAACTCCATCTACTAATTCTGTTTTTCAATCTCAAACACGTATGCCTCCTCCAATGCATCCATCTTCAGGATCTACCCCTGCTCATTTCTTGAACCACCCTGTATCTAGCGGACAACCAGTCATGCATAATCTCTCACCTAATCCAACTCCTGGAAGTTCTCTTAATATTAATTCTATGAGACCTCCTTCCTCTGGAACTCCAAAACCACTGCAGACCAGTATTGATTTTACATTCCAGCCTCACCATCCACAGAATCCAGCCTCTCAAGTTGTTTCCAGGCCAGCTGGTCAATTTGGTTCTCAGGAATTTTCACCTCCAAACCAGATGATGCGCCCTTATCTACGACCAGCAATAGACAGTACAAATCCCCCACCTGTTAATCAAGGATTCCCAAGACCTCTATTAAGCAATCAGATTAATCAGCCAGGACCACACATGTCACCTGATTTCACTCGAGGACCTGCTGGCCCTCTCCCTCAATTTAGGCACCCGGCATTTTCAAATCAGGGCATAGCTTCACCTACTGGCCCTCAAATGCAACCTCTGAACTTTAGGCTAGCTCCTAATCATGTAGGTTCTTTCCCTCCTAGAGTAGGAAACCCCATGCCTCTTCAGCAAAATAATCTTACGGCCATGCTTCGACCACAAAATTTTGAGGCTCCCAACAATGTATTCTTTCGACACAGTAGGCCTGCTTCCAGCTCCTCTGGAGCACAACAAATATATGACCCCTTCTCACCCACTTCTGTCCCTCGGCGTCCTCATCCTGGTGGTAATCCGGCAATGGTAGAAAAACAAGAGAGTGATCCTGAATATGAAGACTTGATGGCCTCTGTTGGAGTTAAATGA